One Nocardioides dongkuii genomic window, CGTGCTGGTGGAGGTGGCGTGCTTCTTCCGCCACCTGCTGGCGCTCACCCAGGTCCAGGGCGAGCTGGCTGTCTATGAGTCCATCGACGACGCACTCGCCGCCTGGCAGCGTCAGGCCGAGTCCGGCGCGCGGCACGATGCCCCAGGCACGCCGCTGAACCGGGACACCCACGTCGGTCCGCGCCGCGACCACCGGGACGAGGCGCGGGCCTGACCACCCAGGACACCGCGCCGGGTGCGGGCGCACGGGCTACCAGAGCTCGCCTCGGGATCGGCCGAGGACGTCGCCGTCCTCGTCGAGCGCGGTGACGGTCGCTCGGTCCAGGTCGGCCTGGGTGAGTACGTCGTCGGGGAGCCAGAAGAGGGCGAGCCCGTCGGCAGCGCTGGTGTAGGTCTCACCGGCCACGTGGATCTCGACGCTCCCGACGTCGGCCGAGGTCCGGGCCACGACGTACACGTCGGCGAGGGTTCCGCCCAGCGGCCCGGGGTCGGCCGCACCTGCGGTCGCGAAGGACACGTGCCGGCCGGACGGGAGGGTCTCCTCGACGCCGGCGCTCTGCGCAGTGACCTGGAACCCGCCGCCGTCGGTGGTCTCCAGTGCGCAGGTCGCGTAGTCGCGCCCCTGGCGGAAGTAGGCCAGGACCAGGTCGTCGCGCAGCTCGGCGGCCACGGGCAGGGTGGTGCCCGCCAGGTGCCAGCCCGGTTCCGTGGCCCCCTGGACGGTCGTTCTGAACCTCCTGGCGTCGGTGCCGCACTCCGCCTGCACGTCGGCGAGCTGCCCCGCCGACAGGTTGGTGGTGGGGCCGGACCACGAGGCGACCTGGAACGCCGGGGCGGGCTCCGGGGCGGGCTCCGGGGCGGTCGCCCCGACGGACGGGCGGTCCGGCTGCTGCCCGTCGAGGGCGGTGACGCCGATCGCCGCCACCGCCGCCACCGCCATGGCGCCGGACGCCGCCAGGGCGAGGCCGCGACGCCGACGGCGTCGCAGGTGGTCGCCCCGGGCGAGGACGTCGGCGGCCGGCGTGTCGAGGGTGAGGTCGGCGGCGCTGGTGCGCAGAGCCTGCTCCAGGTCGGTGCTCATGAGGGGGTCCCTTCGGAGATGGTGAGGTGCTCGCGCAGGGAGGCGAGTGCGTGGTGGAGGTGGGCGCTCACGGTCCCGGGTGACACGCCCATCGACCGGGCGGTGGACCGGGTGTCGAGGTCGAGCAGGTAGCGCAGGACCACCACCTCGCGCTGGCGGGGCGGCAGCCTCCGGATGGCGGCCACCAGGTCGACCCGGCCGAGCTCGTCGGTGACCGGCAGGTCCGGGGCGGCGTCGGTGACCACCTCCCGCCGTCGGGTGCGCCACCAGGAGGTGTTCTGGTTGATCGCCGTCCGCACCACCCAGGCCGCAGGGGAGTCCATGGCGCCGACGACGCGCCACCGCGACCAGGCGCGGGCGAACGCCTCGGCCACGGCGTCCTCGGCGCGGTCCGGCGCCATGCCGCTGGCGACCGCTGCGCGCAGGCACCGGTCCTTCTGCGCGGCGTAGAAATCGACGAACTCGGGGGTGCTCACACCCTGATGACGCATCGGCGGTCCCATCGCTTGAGTCCGCGCGCCCTGGAGTTACGGCGCCCCGCCCTCGCTCGTCGGCGCAGCGTACCGATCGGGGAAGGAGGCCGGGGTCTGTGCGAGGGCGCTCAGCCCTGCGCCCGCAACCGTTCTCTGCGAGGTCTCCGGCGCTGAGCGGTCGCACCGCCGACGCCGGAGGACGGCGTCGGCGGCGACCAGGAGCAGCACGCCGGCGAGGGCGTCGAGCCACCTAGGTGTTCGGCGCGCGGAACAGCGCCTCCGCGTGCACCGCCGCCTGGATGGCCGCCTCCGACGGGAGCAGGAGCAGCTCCTGGAGCCGGTGCACGGTCTCGGCGTGACCGAAGGCGACCTCCTCGCGACCGCTGACGAGGGTGCGGCAGAGGTTGTCCAGGCCGAACAGCGCGCTCACGAGCGCCAGCTCGGCGGCGGAGCGCGCCAGCAGGTCCGGCCTCCGCGGGCGGGAGGCGGCTCGGCGACGGTGGCTTCGTCGACGGTGGGCATGCTGGCGGCCCGGGTGGTCGGTCCGAGGGACGCTCAGCCGGGCTGCCCGGCGCCGGCCGTGGCGAGCGGACCAGCGTCCTGGTCGCCGTCCTGGTGGGCGTCGTCGGTCTTCTTCGGCCGCTCGGGTCGGTGGCGGGGGCCCATCGGCGCCGGGGGCCGGGCGTTGGCCCGGTTGGTCCACCGGTCGACCAGCAGGACGTTGAGCAGCAGCCCGACGGCGCCCCAGATCGCGATCAGCAGCAGGTCGCGGCCCACGCCGGTGCCGTCGAGGTAGACGATCGACCGGGCGACGTCCACGGCGGCGGGCAGCGGCAGCACATCCGCCATCGGCCGGAAGAACTCGGGGACCATGTAGAGCGACAGGCCGCCTCCGGAGGCGGGGGTGCCGGCGAGCATGACCACGATCATCACCGGGACGAGCGCCCCCATCCCGAAGGCCCGGATGAGCACGGCGCTGACCCAGGCCACCGAGAACACCGTCAGGGACCCGTAGCCGATCAGCTCCAGGGCGTGCCCGTTGACGGCGCCGATCAGCACGTCGAAGAGGAACCACAGCCACACTGAGATGCCCACCGACCAGCCGGCGACCAGGGGCAGCAGCTGCCGGGTGCGGGTGAGGTCGGGCGCCCCGCCGCGCATGACGGCGAAGAAGAGGAAGCCGGCCATGATCCAGCTCATCCCGACGTACAGGCTGTTGCTGCCGCCGGCGTCATCGTCGGTCAGCGGCGCGATGTCCTCGGTGACCAGCTCGCCCCCGCTCTCGGCGGCCACGGCCGCGAACATCTGGGTCACGGTCGACTGCTGGCTGGCGCCGGCGCCGCCGGCGGTCACCAGGGTCGGGTCCGCGCCGGGACCGGTCGGCAGGACGTACGCCGCCACCAGCTCCTGGCTCCGGACCAGGTCGGTGGCCTCCTCGGTGGTGTCGACCTGCCGCAGGTCGAGGTAGTCGCCGAGGCCGGTCTCGAGCCCGGAGAGCGCCTCGTCCGCCTGCGCGGCCGGGCCGACCACCGCGACCGGCATGTCGCGCACCTCGGGCTGGTGCATCGAGAGGCTCATCAGGCCCACGACGGCGATCACGATGCTGAGCGGGAACAGGGCCACCGCGGTCAGGCGGGTGCGGTACGGCGCCACCGGGCCGCCGGCCAAGGCGGAGAGCGGGGCGTCGGGCTCGGTGTAGAGCGGTCCGCCGACCACCAGGTGACCGGAGCGCCGCTCCTTGGCGATCGCGAGCCCGGCGCCGGCGACCAGCCACAGCGCGAGGGTCAGCAGGTGTCCCCAGAATCCGTCGCCGTCGAAGTAGATCGCCGAGCGCAGCGCCTCGCCGGCCGCCGGCAGCGGGAGCACGCCGTGCAGGAACCCGAAGAATCCCGGCATCGAGTGCGTCGGCATGGCCAGGTTGGACGCGGGGACGCCGAAGACGACCCACAGCAGCATGCCGAGGAGCACCGCGAACGGGCCGAGCACCTTGGTGAACAGCAGCTGCGTCGCCGCGACCGCCGTCACCGCGAGGGTGCCGACGCCGAGGAACAGCGGGTAGTGGCCGTCGACGGCGCCCACGACCGGGCCGAGGAGCAGCCAGATCAGCGAGCTGGTGACCGCGCCCCAGCCGAGGGCGAGGGGGAGGAAGCGGCGGGCCCGCAGCAGGTTCGGCGTACCCATCAGGATCCCGCTGAGCGGCACGTAGCCGGCCAGCATCATGCCCATCGCGGCGAACAGCACCATGGTCCCGGAGCCGTCCCCCTCGGGGAGCGGCTCGAGGTCGACCCGCTCGACCGTCCAGGACTCGCCGATCGCCGCGGCGCTCAGCATCCGGTCGACGGTCGTGGCCTGGGAGGCGCCGCCGGCCATCGCGCGGTAGACCGTCGCCGTACCGCCGGGGGCGGGGACGGAGATCGCGCCGGCGACCTCCTGGTCGCCGATCAGCTCCGTGGCCTCGTCCACGTCGTCGACGAGGCGTACGTCGAGCGCCTCGTCCGCGCCCGCTCGCAGGTCGTCCGCGAAGCGCTCGGCGGACGCGCCCTCGCCGACGACCGCGACCGGCAGGTCGCGGGGCTGCGGGTCGTGCATGGTGCCCATGTAGGTCGCGTACATCATCGTGACGATCAGGAACGGCATCACGAACAGGGCGATCAGGCGGCCCTTGCGCTCGGCCGGCGTCTCGGGCGGGGGCGGCGGATACTTCACGGCGTCGGTGGTCGTGGACACGACAGTTCTCCTCGGGGGGCGCCCGGATCGGGCGCAGCAAGCAACGGGCGGAACCCGTTCGGGCCCGAGGGGCCATAATAAGTCACATGGCGTAAAACGCCCAAAGCCCTAGAGTCGGGTCGATCCGTCCGCCGAGAGAGGAAACCATGCCCCGTCCGGGTGTCCGCGAGCCGCTCCTCGACGCCGCGGAGCGGCTCTTCGGCGAGCACGGCATCCCCACCGTGTCCGACCGACAGGTGGCCGAGGCGGCGCACAGCAGCAACCACTCCGCGGTCCACTACTACTTCGGCGGTCGCACCGGGCTGCTGCAGGCCCTGCTCGACCGCCACCACGAGGCGGTCGAGCCGGGGCAGCGACGGATGTTCGAGGAGTCCGACTCCCTGCTCGGCGACGTCCGTGCCCTGGTCATCCCGCTGACCGACGTGCTCGCCGGGCTGCCCGCCCCGTCCTGGCGGGCCCGCTTCCTGCGCCAGGCGCTGCTCGATCCCGGGACGGCGGAGCTGCTGCGCGAGGGCTCTCGCTGGTCCGGGACCTCGGCGCGGATCGTCGCCTCGGCCGCGGAGCGGCTCTCGGACCTGGACCCCGCGATCGTGGAGGCACGGACGCGGTTGGTGGTCTACGTGGTCGCCACCGCCTGCGCGGAGTACGAGGAGCGCGTGCAGCGGTCCGGCGAGCCGCCGCGGTGGGCCGACACCGGCGCCTTCCTGTGCGACGCGATCGCGGGCCTGCTGCAGGCGCCGATCAGCCGCGTCCCGGGGTGAGCCCAGGGGGCGTCGGCTAGGTTGCGCGGGTGCCCCGCATCAGCGCCGGGTCGCTGGAGGAGCATCGTGTGGACCTCCGGCGCCGGGTCTTCGACGCCTTCGCCGAGCTCGTCGGCGAGCGCGGGTACGACGCGACCTCGATGGCCGCGATCGCGGAGCGCGCCGGGATCGGCCGCACCGCGATCTACCACCACTTCCCCGACAAGGCCGCGGTCGTCGTCGCCTTTGCCGGGCACGAGACCGACCGGTACGTCGCCCGCCTGCGGGAGGTGCTCGGGGCCACCGACGACCCGGTGGAGCGGCTGCGCACCTACGTGCGCCACCACCTGGCGGCCGACGAGGAGTTCCACCTCGGCCTCGGGCCGCGGCTGGTCGGCATGCTCTCGACGGAGGCCCGGCAGGAGATCCGCGCCCACGTCGGGGCGGTCGAGGAGGTGCTCCGCTCGATCCTGATCGACGGGGTCGCGAGCGGCACGATGGTCGTCGAGGACGTCGAGGGGACCCTGCCGCTGATCCACGCGTGCCTGGGCCCGCGGCACCTCCCGCCCCGCACGATCGAGTCGTTCGTGCTGCGGGCGGTCGGTGCCGCGGGCCCGGGGCACGCGGTCCGCTGAGGAGGGGTCAGCGGGTGACCTTGAGCCGCACCGTGCGCGAGACCGCCCGGTAGGCCGCGGACCCGGCGTACGTCGCCTTCACCGTGTAGCTGCCCTTCGGCAGCTTCGGGAGCGCGACGGTGGCCTTGCCCTTCGCGAGCTTCGCGGAGCGGGTCTTGACGACCTTGCCGCTCTTCTTCGCGACCTGGACCTTCACCGTGCCGGTGGCCGTGCCGGCCTTGCCGGACAGCACGACCTTGACCTTGCCCGCCTTCTTCGGCGTGGGCTTGGTGAGGACCTTGACGGTCGCGGTCGGCTTGGTCTTGACGGGCGCCGGGGCGGCCAGCTGCGACCAGTCGATCTCGATGCGGGTCTCGGTGTCCTGCGTGGGGTTGGAGTGGCTGTGCGCCTGCCAGGTGTAGACCGAGTACTCCCGCGTCGGGTCGAGCTTCGCGGTCGGCGCGACGAGGCCGGCGGTGAACTCGCCGCCCGGCATCTGCGCCGGCGAGACCCAGGCCGCGGCCGCGAAGGCCGACTGGCCCTCCTGCGAGCCGGTGTCCGGGATGCCACCGGACTCCGCGAGGCCGACGTACACCCCGGCGTCGCCGGGGTTGGTCACTGCGGTGAAGCCGGTGCCGGCGACGGAGAGCTCGAGCCCGTCGGCGTACGACGCGCTGACGGTGGTCACCTCGACCGCGGGCGGCGCCTGGGTCGCCTGGGCGGTCAGGGACGCCGGGGCCTTCTTGACATCGGAGCTGGCGCCGGAGGCGTAGAAGTGGGCGCGCACGCCGGAGGTCAGCTGACCCAGGAAGTCACGGTGGAAGGACTTGCCGTCGACAGGCTTGCCGGCCCCGATCCCCAGGGCCGCGGCCTCGGGGCTGTCGGCGGCCAGGACGCCGGCCCAGTCGGGGGTGGCGGTGATCGAGCCGAGCCCGTCGGCGGTCGTCCAGTCCGGGGCGTCGAACGTGGTGATGGTGACCCGCTTCGGCTCGGTCGCGGCTGCAGGGCCACCCATCGCCGCGGCGTTCGAGGCGGAGACGACCGCGGTCAGGACGCCCTCGCCGACGGCGTCGACGGTCACGGTGGGGTCGGCGATGGTCACGGTGTAGTACGTCGTGCCGGCCATGGCGAACGAGCCCGCGACCGAGCCGTCGTACGCGATCGACGCGGCGCCGGTCCCGGAGTCGAACGACCCGACCCCGGCCGGGAAGGTGACGACGCCGTCGGTGGTCTCGGTGGCCCCGTCGGCGAGGACGTGGGTGGAGAGGTGGTCGTCAAACTGCTGGGAGATCTCCCAGGCGAGCACGGGTGCGGCCGCGGGCGCGGCGGACAGGGCGGGTGCCGGGGCGACCAGGGCCAGGCCGGAGGCCGCGAGCGCGGTGGTGGCTGCGCCGGCGACCCAGCGGGTGGGACGGATCATGGGGTCCTCTTCTCTCGGGTGACGCGGTCGCGTCGGGGGTCGGGGAGCAGCAGCACCAGGGCCGCCGCGAGCAGGAGGCCGCCGCCGACCCACCACGGGGAGACGGGCAGCGGCTCCTCGAAGGCCGGCGCCGGCCGTGCCGAGACCAGCTGGGTGCTCGCCGGCAGGGCGGCCGGCGCGGTCGGCGCGGTCGCGCCGGTGGGTACGGCGGCGGCAGCCGGCGCGCTCGGGACGACCGCCGCCGGTGGCGCCACGGCCGGCGTGGGAGCGACCGGCGCGGGGACGGCGGGCGCCACCGGCGGGCTGCTCGGTGTCGCGGTCGGCGTCGCGGTCGGGGACGGCGGGTCGACGGTCGGGTTGGTGATGGGCGGCTGCGTCGGCGGCTGGGTCGGGGTCGGGCCGGGGTCGTCCGCGGCGGCGTCGTACGACACCGAGAGCGGCAGCGGCACCTTGAACCGGTCCGTCGCGGACCCGGTGGAGAACCAGAACGGCGCGGTGCCGAGGCGGTCCTGGTACGCCACGAACGAGCGCGGGAAGGCACCCGCCCACTCGCTGTCCGTGACCTGGCCCGCGACGTCGCTGGTGACGCCGAGGTACGCCGGCTGCGCGATCACGCCGGTCGCGGAGCCGTCGCCGAGGTCGACGTCGGGGAGGTCGGCCAGGGTCACCGAGGCCGCGGGGACGGGCGCCCACGAGCCCGGGTCGTCGATCGAGGACGCGTAGCCGCGGACGGTGGCGGTGAGCGTGCCGCGGCCGTCGGCCACGTCGAGCACGGGGTCCGAGACGTGGAACATCGACATGCCGGAGTAGTAGAGGACGGTGACGTCGCCGTCCCAGGCCACCCGCGCCGTGCCCGCGGCGGGGTTCACCCAGCCCTCGCCGGACCCGATGGTGAACCGCAGCCCGCTCGTCGACCCGCTCGACGGCGACCCGAGCGGCTTGCCGGCGGCGTCGGTCGACAGCCCCTCCCAGGTGGCGGCGCGCCAGCGGGTGCCGCTCCACTTCTGGACCTCGACTGCCCCCGCCCGCTGCTCCCAGCGCGAGCGCGGCAGGGTGGTGCCGCCGCGGCCCGGGTCGGGCACCAGGCCCGCGGAGAGGAAGTTGAAGGTGTCGGGCGCGTGCGCGCGGTTGCTGGTCTCGTGGTTGACCCCCCAGCGGAGCACCGCGTCGTCGAGCGCGACGGCTCCCGGGGCGGCGGGGTCGGCCGGGTCATCGGCGGCGGCGCTGGCGGGGCTCGCGACCGCGAGGCCGGTGCCGAGGAGGACGGCGGCGGCCGCGGCGGCCGCCATGCGCTCACGCCGCACGGCGCACCCCCCGCTGCGTGACCCAGTGGGCCACCCGCTGCCGGACCCCGTGCCGCGACGCGAGCCGGGCGAGCGCCGCCAGCAGGACCAGCGCCGAGACGCCGGCGAAGAGCAGGCCGGCGCGGTCCTGCTCGGACTGCGCCGCGGCCGCGGGCGCCACGTCGGCGCCGGTGACGGCGAACCGCACGGAGGGCGGGTCCGCCACGCCGTGGACGCGCAGCTCGTGCGTGCCGGTGACGGTGTCCTCGGGGAGCGTGAGGACGCCGGCGACGCCCCCATCGGCGCCGACGAGGAACGGACCGGCTCCGGCGGCGCCGTCGTCCAGCACGACCGTCACCTGGCGGCTGGGCGGCAGCCCGGTCGCGGTGAAGGCCAGCACGTTCCCCACTGCGGCGGACGCCCGGTCCACCTCGAGGGCCGCGGGCGCGCTCGCGCCGGTGGCCGCGCCGCCGCCGGGCGTGGTCGCCGCGGGGACGTCGGGGGACCCGGGCGCCGCGGCGGGGGCGGTCGCGCCGGCTTCCGGCGTCGCCGAGGCGGCGGGGTCGGCCGGGGTGGCCGGAGTGGCGGCGCCGGACGGCGGCGGACCCCCGTCCTGCAGGGAGGCGACCCGCACGGGGGTGAAGGTCTCGTTGCGGGCGTTGTCGACCCCGTGGGCGCCGACGGTGATGATGCCGCAGGTCAGCTTCCGGCAGTCGACGGTGCGGACCCCGTCGTCCTGGTCGTAGGCGCGGAAGGTGGCGCCGGGGACCACCAGGCTCGTCGACCAGGCACCGGAGGCGGAGATGGTCCCGCCGTTGGCCGACCCGGCGGTGTCCGAGCCGGGGAACGACACGAACTTCTGGAAGCCCTGGTTCTCGCGCTCCTGGCTGTCGGGGACGTACCAGTAGTCCACACCGGACGCGCCGCCCTGGCTCGGCCGCCACGACCCGTCGACGGCGCCGAAGAAGACGTAGATGCCGCCGTGGCCGCCGCGGACCGACTGGAACCCGCTGCCGCGCACGGTCAGCGTGGTGGCGTACGTCGGGTCGACCACGGAGTCGCCGTCGGGATTGGCGACGGTGACACGCGAGGCCGCCTGGGCGGGGCCGGCTGGGACGACGAGCGGCCCGGCGAGGGCGAGCAGGAGGGCGGGGAGCAGCCTGGTCAACGCGGGCACGGGGCCTCCTCGAGCGAGCGGGCGCGGACCGGGACGACCACGAGGCGCCCGGCGTGCTCGACGACGTCGACCGGGTGGCCGTAGACGTCGCTGAGCAGGTCGCCGGTGAGGACGGCGGCCGGCGGGCCGTCGGCCCGGACCCGGCCCTCCGCGAGCACGCACACCCGGTCGGCGTACGCCGCGGCGAGCGAGAGGTCGTGCAGCACGACGACCGCGGCGGCTCCGGCCCGGACGGTGCGCCGCAGCACCTCCAGGAGCGCCTCCTGGTGCCGGATGTCGAGGGCGGCGGTCGGCTCGTCGAGGAGCAGCACCGGCGTCTCCTGGGCGAGCAGCCGGGCGAACGACGACCGGGCCTGCTCGCCGCCGGAGAGGGTCGGGAAGAGCCGCTCGGCGAGCTCGGTGACCTCGGCGCGGTCCATCGCGCTCGCCACCGCGCGGTCGTCGTCGTCGGCCTGCGGGGTGCGGTGCCAGGGGGAGCGGCCCATCCGGACGACGTCCTGGACCCGGAACCCGAAGGCGAGCCCCTGCTTCTGCAGCTGCACGGCACGCAGCCGGGCCAGGTCGCGGGCCGCGTGCCGCGCGAGCGCCCGGCCGCCGAGCTCGACGGTGCCGGAGCTCGGCGCCACGTCGCCCGACAGCACCCCGAGCAGCGTGGACTTGCCGGCGCCGTTCGGGCCGACCAGGGCGAGCAGCTCGCCGGGCCGCACCGTCACGTCGACGCCGTCGAGGATCGGGGTGCCCTCGATGAGCACCCCGACGCCGCGGGCCGCGAGCGCGGTCACGCCCAGCCCCCCGCCGTACGACGGGCGCGGCGCAGCAGCCAGAAGAAGAACGGCCCGCCGACCAGCGAGGTGATCATGCCGATCGGGAGGTCGGCGTACTCCACGGCGGTCCGTGCCCAGACGTCGGCGACGACCAGGAGCACCGCGCCGCCCAGGGCGCTGGCCGGCACGAGCAGACGGTGGCCGGGGCCGGCGACCAGGCGGACCAGGTGCGGCACGACCAACCCGACGAAGGCGATGATCCCGCAGAACGCGACCGCGGCGGCCGTGAGCACCGCGACCACGACGATGACCCCCAGCCGGAGCCGCTCGACGTCGACGCCGACGTGGCGGGCCGCCCGGTCGCCGAGGGCGAGGAGGTCGAGCCGGGGGGCGAGCAGGAGCGCGACCGCGATCCCGCCGAGGGCGAGCGGCGCGACGACGCCCACCTGCTCCCACCGCGAGCCGTTGAGGCTGCCCAGCTGCCAGAAGACGATCTCCTCGCGGGCCTGGGTGTCGCCGAGGAACATCAGGAAGGCCAGCGCGGCGCTGGTGACCGCGTTGAGCGCGATGCCGGTGAGCACCAGCGTCACGACCTCGGTGCGGCCGCCGTCGCGCGACATCAGGTAGACGAGCAGGGTCGCGACGAGGCCGCCGACGAAGGCGCACGCCGCGACCGTCCAGGTGCCGACGAAGGCGAGGTCGAAGACGATCACCGACGCGGCGCCGACCGCGGCTCCGGACGAGACCCCGACGACGCCGGGCTCGGCGAGCGGGTTGCCGAAGACGCCCTGCATCAGCGCGCCCGCGGTGGCGAGCGCGGCGCCCGCCAGCGCCGCCATCGCGACGCGCGGGAACCGGACCTGCCACAGCGTGCTCTCGCCCTGCGGGTGGGTGGGGAGCGGGCCCCAGTCCAGGCCGAGGCTGTGCAGCACGGCCCCGACGACCTCGGACGGTGGGACGTCGAGCTGGCCGTGCCCGGCGCCGACCACGAGCGCGACGAGGAGCGCGACGCCCAGCCCGCCGAGGAGGCCGACCCGGCCGGCCACGACGCGCGGCGACGTCCGCGGGCGCGCCGGTGCGGGGAGGACGGCGGTCACGACACCGCGTCCGGGGCGTACGTCGCGACGGCCAGCGCGTCGAGCACGGCGGCCGTGCCGGGACCGAAGCCCAGGACCGCACCGTCGTCCATCGCGACGAAGCGCCGGTTGCGGCCGGCCGGCGTCTCGGCGAGGGCCGGCAGCCGCTCGAGCAGTCCCTCGACGCCGCCGGCGGACGTGAGCCCGCCGCTCATCATCAGCACCAGGTCGGGCTGCGCGGCCACGAGCCCCTCGTCGGTCAGCGGCTTCATGCCGTTCCAGCCGATCTCCTCGGCCACGTCGTACCCGCCGATCGCCTCGATCAGGGAGTCGGCGCCGGAGCCCTCGCCGAACATGTAGTAGACGCCCGACTGGCCGCGCACGTAGAGGAAGACCATCCGCAGCCGCTGCCCGTCGTCGGCCGGCGCGACCGCCTCGATCTGCGCGCGCACCTCGTCGATCTCGGTCCGGGTCCGCTCCGCGAGCTGCGCCCCCTCCTCGGGTACGCCCAGGGCCTCGGCGACGTCGCGAACCAGGCTGGCGACGTTGTCGAGGCCGCGGTCGGGCTCGAGGACGACGACCGGGATGCCGGCGTCGCGCACCTGCAGGACGACGTCCCAGGGGCCGAGCGAGGTGTCGGTGATGAGCAGCGTCGGGTCCAGCCCGAGGATCGTCTCGGCGGAGAGGTCGTGACCCTCCTGGGTGACCAGGGGCAGGTCGCGCAGGCCCTCGGCCCGGGTGGACACGTCCCGTCCCACCAGGGTGTCCGCGAGGCCGAGCTCGGCCACGGTGCGGGCCAGCGTGCCGTGGACGTCGAGGGCCAGCACCCGGCTGGCGTCGGTCACGGTGACCTCGGTGCCCTGGGTGTCGGTCAGCGTGACGGGGAGCTGCTGCTCGGGTGCCTCCGCGATCGGGTCGACGGCGTCGTCCGGCGCGACCACCACCTCGCCCTCCCAGTCGC contains:
- a CDS encoding TetR/AcrR family transcriptional regulator, with translation MPRISAGSLEEHRVDLRRRVFDAFAELVGERGYDATSMAAIAERAGIGRTAIYHHFPDKAAVVVAFAGHETDRYVARLREVLGATDDPVERLRTYVRHHLAADEEFHLGLGPRLVGMLSTEARQEIRAHVGAVEEVLRSILIDGVASGTMVVEDVEGTLPLIHACLGPRHLPPRTIESFVLRAVGAAGPGHAVR
- a CDS encoding FecCD family ABC transporter permease, which codes for MTAVLPAPARPRTSPRVVAGRVGLLGGLGVALLVALVVGAGHGQLDVPPSEVVGAVLHSLGLDWGPLPTHPQGESTLWQVRFPRVAMAALAGAALATAGALMQGVFGNPLAEPGVVGVSSGAAVGAASVIVFDLAFVGTWTVAACAFVGGLVATLLVYLMSRDGGRTEVVTLVLTGIALNAVTSAALAFLMFLGDTQAREEIVFWQLGSLNGSRWEQVGVVAPLALGGIAVALLLAPRLDLLALGDRAARHVGVDVERLRLGVIVVVAVLTAAAVAFCGIIAFVGLVVPHLVRLVAGPGHRLLVPASALGGAVLLVVADVWARTAVEYADLPIGMITSLVGGPFFFWLLRRARRTAGGWA
- a CDS encoding ABC transporter permease → MSTTTDAVKYPPPPPETPAERKGRLIALFVMPFLIVTMMYATYMGTMHDPQPRDLPVAVVGEGASAERFADDLRAGADEALDVRLVDDVDEATELIGDQEVAGAISVPAPGGTATVYRAMAGGASQATTVDRMLSAAAIGESWTVERVDLEPLPEGDGSGTMVLFAAMGMMLAGYVPLSGILMGTPNLLRARRFLPLALGWGAVTSSLIWLLLGPVVGAVDGHYPLFLGVGTLAVTAVAATQLLFTKVLGPFAVLLGMLLWVVFGVPASNLAMPTHSMPGFFGFLHGVLPLPAAGEALRSAIYFDGDGFWGHLLTLALWLVAGAGLAIAKERRSGHLVVGGPLYTEPDAPLSALAGGPVAPYRTRLTAVALFPLSIVIAVVGLMSLSMHQPEVRDMPVAVVGPAAQADEALSGLETGLGDYLDLRQVDTTEEATDLVRSQELVAAYVLPTGPGADPTLVTAGGAGASQQSTVTQMFAAVAAESGGELVTEDIAPLTDDDAGGSNSLYVGMSWIMAGFLFFAVMRGGAPDLTRTRQLLPLVAGWSVGISVWLWFLFDVLIGAVNGHALELIGYGSLTVFSVAWVSAVLIRAFGMGALVPVMIVVMLAGTPASGGGLSLYMVPEFFRPMADVLPLPAAVDVARSIVYLDGTGVGRDLLLIAIWGAVGLLLNVLLVDRWTNRANARPPAPMGPRHRPERPKKTDDAHQDGDQDAGPLATAGAGQPG
- a CDS encoding STAS domain-containing protein; this translates as MSVLPDGHPVARPAGDLDLATAPSLENLLDCAAQHSEYIAVDMSSVAFMDCSALKVLLRAHHAARSRGGAVVLVEVACFFRHLLALTQVQGELAVYESIDDALAAWQRQAESGARHDAPGTPLNRDTHVGPRRDHRDEARA
- a CDS encoding heme/hemin ABC transporter substrate-binding protein: MFRPLVRRAAAASVALVPLLLLAGCGISTGERAVGADATEPAVPPALTEVEPLADPRDWEGEVVVAPDDAVDPIAEAPEQQLPVTLTDTQGTEVTVTDASRVLALDVHGTLARTVAELGLADTLVGRDVSTRAEGLRDLPLVTQEGHDLSAETILGLDPTLLITDTSLGPWDVVLQVRDAGIPVVVLEPDRGLDNVASLVRDVAEALGVPEEGAQLAERTRTEIDEVRAQIEAVAPADDGQRLRMVFLYVRGQSGVYYMFGEGSGADSLIEAIGGYDVAEEIGWNGMKPLTDEGLVAAQPDLVLMMSGGLTSAGGVEGLLERLPALAETPAGRNRRFVAMDDGAVLGFGPGTAAVLDALAVATYAPDAVS
- a CDS encoding TetR/AcrR family transcriptional regulator, whose amino-acid sequence is MPRPGVREPLLDAAERLFGEHGIPTVSDRQVAEAAHSSNHSAVHYYFGGRTGLLQALLDRHHEAVEPGQRRMFEESDSLLGDVRALVIPLTDVLAGLPAPSWRARFLRQALLDPGTAELLREGSRWSGTSARIVASAAERLSDLDPAIVEARTRLVVYVVATACAEYEERVQRSGEPPRWADTGAFLCDAIAGLLQAPISRVPG
- a CDS encoding SigE family RNA polymerase sigma factor, whose translation is MSTPEFVDFYAAQKDRCLRAAVASGMAPDRAEDAVAEAFARAWSRWRVVGAMDSPAAWVVRTAINQNTSWWRTRRREVVTDAAPDLPVTDELGRVDLVAAIRRLPPRQREVVVLRYLLDLDTRSTARSMGVSPGTVSAHLHHALASLREHLTISEGTPS
- a CDS encoding HtaA domain-containing protein; amino-acid sequence: MIRPTRWVAGAATTALAASGLALVAPAPALSAAPAAAPVLAWEISQQFDDHLSTHVLADGATETTDGVVTFPAGVGSFDSGTGAASIAYDGSVAGSFAMAGTTYYTVTIADPTVTVDAVGEGVLTAVVSASNAAAMGGPAAATEPKRVTITTFDAPDWTTADGLGSITATPDWAGVLAADSPEAAALGIGAGKPVDGKSFHRDFLGQLTSGVRAHFYASGASSDVKKAPASLTAQATQAPPAVEVTTVSASYADGLELSVAGTGFTAVTNPGDAGVYVGLAESGGIPDTGSQEGQSAFAAAAWVSPAQMPGGEFTAGLVAPTAKLDPTREYSVYTWQAHSHSNPTQDTETRIEIDWSQLAAPAPVKTKPTATVKVLTKPTPKKAGKVKVVLSGKAGTATGTVKVQVAKKSGKVVKTRSAKLAKGKATVALPKLPKGSYTVKATYAGSAAYRAVSRTVRLKVTR
- a CDS encoding heme ABC transporter ATP-binding protein; amino-acid sequence: MTALAARGVGVLIEGTPILDGVDVTVRPGELLALVGPNGAGKSTLLGVLSGDVAPSSGTVELGGRALARHAARDLARLRAVQLQKQGLAFGFRVQDVVRMGRSPWHRTPQADDDDRAVASAMDRAEVTELAERLFPTLSGGEQARSSFARLLAQETPVLLLDEPTAALDIRHQEALLEVLRRTVRAGAAAVVVLHDLSLAAAYADRVCVLAEGRVRADGPPAAVLTGDLLSDVYGHPVDVVEHAGRLVVVPVRARSLEEAPCPR